Proteins found in one Bordetella genomosp. 9 genomic segment:
- a CDS encoding IclR family transcriptional regulator — MSTEYGLEAEAQSDKPARSGKHRSADGAERVVGKPVGAIVSGLAVLRALHQAQRPQRASEVARETGLHRGTAFNILRTFQREGLVAYNERDQTYSIGVMALELAHGVLRTSGLLDVIRPEMFSLAERVGVTVALAKVEKSYDLVLLDFVGGGFRVDSYFSMGRRSPRFSGASGLVMAAFSGASPELVESAYGQTEWFRKPAFEEYLQRIETTRARGYALDSGDRRRGLTQIAVPIFSQAGPLTLVLTAVNFSYTMTEQKIAEVAEAMLAFADRMSPELGRLRLE, encoded by the coding sequence GTGAGCACTGAGTACGGACTCGAGGCTGAAGCGCAATCGGACAAGCCTGCCCGTTCCGGAAAACACAGAAGCGCGGACGGCGCCGAACGCGTCGTCGGCAAGCCCGTGGGCGCGATCGTTTCCGGACTGGCGGTCCTGCGGGCGCTGCATCAGGCGCAACGCCCGCAAAGGGCCAGCGAGGTCGCGCGGGAAACCGGCTTGCATCGAGGCACGGCATTCAACATCCTGCGCACCTTCCAGCGCGAAGGCCTGGTCGCCTATAACGAACGCGACCAGACCTACAGCATCGGCGTCATGGCCCTGGAACTCGCGCATGGCGTCCTGCGCACCAGCGGCTTGCTGGATGTCATCCGTCCAGAGATGTTTTCACTGGCCGAACGCGTAGGGGTGACGGTCGCGTTGGCGAAGGTCGAAAAAAGCTATGACCTGGTGCTGCTCGACTTCGTCGGCGGCGGCTTTCGCGTCGACAGCTATTTCAGCATGGGCCGCCGGTCGCCGCGCTTCTCAGGGGCATCGGGCCTGGTCATGGCCGCCTTTTCCGGCGCCAGCCCGGAACTGGTGGAATCCGCGTACGGGCAGACGGAATGGTTTCGCAAACCCGCCTTCGAGGAATACCTCCAGCGTATCGAAACCACACGGGCGCGCGGCTACGCCCTGGATTCGGGTGACCGAAGGCGCGGCCTGACGCAGATCGCCGTCCCGATCTTCTCCCAGGCGGGGCCTTTGACGCTGGTCCTGACGGCGGTCAATTTCAGCTACACCATGACCGAACAGAAGATCGCGGAAGTGGCCGAAGCCATGCTGGCCTTCGCCGACCGTATGTCCCCGGAGCTGGGGCGCCTGCGCCTGGAATGA
- a CDS encoding flavin-containing monooxygenase, with translation MSQAQHPPASPPGPAEHVDVLIVGAGFGGLYAIHRMRKLGLQVRCIEAASGVGGTWFWNRYPGARCDVESLDYSYSFSDELQQEWSWSHRYAEQPEILAYLNHVADRFGLRQHIRFETRVTGMRYDEGRAVWSVSTDKGPAVEARFCIMASGNLSAPRVPDIPGIERFKGEWHHSARWPEQGVDFTGKRVALIGTGATGVQMLPRIAAQASRVTVFQRTANFSVPANNHPMPEDEEREQKANYPALRKAARKQASGMSRVAIPTMSALDMPREDRLRLYERLWAKGGSARMMGAFTDLMRNAEANESLASFVREKIRAVVKDPATADILTPRDHPIGSRRLCVDTDYYESYNRDNVKLVDARRTPIQEITEQGVRTTDADYDVDVIAFATGFDAMTGALNEISITGRAGARLGEKWRAGPATYLGLMVHGFPNMFIVTGPGSPSVKANMVTAIEQHVEWIADCLTYLDDHGIDTIEPTSEAEDDWVRHVNEVANGTLFPQATNSWYVGANIPGKPRVFMPYVAGLPAYIKTCEEVVANGYRGFDLRKNKVDAEAAP, from the coding sequence ATGTCCCAGGCCCAACACCCCCCAGCATCCCCACCCGGTCCAGCCGAACACGTCGACGTCCTGATCGTCGGCGCGGGCTTCGGCGGGCTTTATGCCATACACCGCATGCGCAAGCTCGGCCTGCAGGTGCGCTGCATCGAAGCGGCAAGCGGGGTGGGCGGCACATGGTTCTGGAACCGCTACCCGGGCGCGCGCTGCGACGTGGAAAGCCTCGACTACTCCTACTCTTTTTCCGACGAACTGCAGCAGGAATGGAGCTGGTCGCACCGCTACGCCGAACAGCCGGAAATCCTGGCCTACCTCAACCACGTCGCCGACCGCTTCGGCCTGCGCCAGCACATACGCTTCGAAACGCGGGTGACGGGCATGCGCTACGACGAAGGCCGCGCCGTGTGGAGCGTCTCCACCGACAAAGGCCCCGCGGTCGAAGCGCGCTTCTGCATCATGGCCAGCGGCAATCTGTCGGCGCCACGGGTTCCGGACATCCCCGGCATCGAGCGCTTCAAGGGTGAATGGCACCATTCCGCCCGTTGGCCGGAGCAGGGCGTGGACTTCACCGGCAAGCGTGTCGCGCTCATCGGCACGGGCGCCACCGGCGTGCAGATGCTGCCCAGGATCGCCGCGCAGGCAAGCCGGGTCACCGTCTTCCAGCGCACCGCGAACTTCAGCGTGCCCGCGAACAACCATCCCATGCCGGAAGACGAGGAACGCGAGCAGAAAGCCAACTACCCGGCGCTGCGCAAGGCCGCGCGCAAGCAGGCCTCCGGCATGTCGCGCGTCGCCATACCGACCATGTCGGCCCTCGACATGCCGCGCGAGGACAGGCTGCGCCTCTACGAACGGCTATGGGCCAAGGGCGGCAGCGCCCGCATGATGGGCGCGTTCACCGACCTCATGCGCAATGCGGAGGCGAACGAAAGCCTCGCTTCGTTCGTCCGCGAAAAGATCCGCGCGGTCGTCAAGGATCCCGCCACGGCCGACATCCTGACGCCCCGCGATCACCCGATCGGGTCGCGCCGGCTTTGCGTGGATACGGACTACTACGAGAGCTACAACCGGGACAACGTCAAGCTGGTGGACGCCCGCCGCACGCCCATCCAGGAAATCACCGAACAAGGCGTGCGCACCACCGACGCCGACTACGACGTCGACGTCATCGCCTTCGCGACGGGCTTCGACGCCATGACCGGCGCGCTGAACGAGATATCCATCACCGGTCGAGCGGGGGCGCGCCTGGGGGAAAAATGGCGTGCCGGTCCGGCGACCTACCTGGGCCTGATGGTGCACGGATTCCCGAACATGTTCATCGTGACGGGCCCGGGCAGCCCGTCGGTCAAGGCCAATATGGTCACCGCGATCGAACAGCACGTCGAATGGATAGCGGATTGCCTGACCTATCTCGACGACCACGGCATCGACACGATAGAGCCGACGTCCGAGGCCGAAGACGATTGGGTGCGGCACGTCAACGAGGTGGCCAACGGCACGCTTTTTCCGCAGGCCACCAACTCCTGGTACGTCGGCGCCAACATCCCCGGCAAGCCGCGCGTCTTCATGCCTTATGTCGCGGGGCTTCCGGCCTACATCAAGACATGCGAAGAGGTCGTCGCCAACGGCTATCGCGGCTTCGACCTGCGCAAGAACAAGGTGGATGCGGAGGCCGCGCCATGA
- a CDS encoding HutD/Ves family protein, whose product MHSPIASNTDNDPVLFRLADVPAQPWKNGGGLTREIVCWPPGAGMDDFLWRISVARIDAGGPFSSFAGVDRVITLLSGAGVVLRGGFKAGEHALTTPLAPFAFPGDVAVACTLQGGASEDFNVMSRRGAVRADVQVIDNHAIVPSAACGLLLAVGSCWEVERDDGTRHVLEPDEGLWWARQRYAWRVRCTKKQAPVDTGLIVVSIDMPAPQDDAVQQEAT is encoded by the coding sequence GTGCATAGTCCCATCGCATCGAACACGGACAACGATCCGGTGCTGTTTCGCCTGGCCGACGTGCCGGCGCAACCGTGGAAGAACGGCGGCGGCCTGACCAGGGAGATTGTCTGCTGGCCTCCCGGCGCGGGCATGGACGACTTCCTCTGGCGCATCAGTGTCGCGCGCATCGACGCGGGCGGGCCGTTTTCCAGCTTCGCCGGCGTGGATCGCGTCATCACGCTGCTGAGCGGCGCGGGCGTGGTGCTGCGCGGCGGTTTCAAGGCCGGCGAGCATGCCTTGACCACGCCGCTGGCGCCCTTCGCCTTTCCCGGCGACGTGGCGGTCGCCTGCACGCTGCAGGGAGGCGCGTCGGAAGACTTCAACGTGATGAGCCGACGCGGCGCGGTGCGGGCCGACGTGCAGGTCATCGACAACCACGCCATCGTGCCCAGCGCGGCATGCGGCCTGCTGCTGGCCGTGGGCAGTTGCTGGGAAGTGGAGCGCGACGACGGCACCCGGCACGTGCTGGAACCCGATGAAGGCCTCTGGTGGGCCCGCCAACGCTACGCATGGCGCGTCCGCTGCACCAAAAAGCAGGCTCCCGTCGACACGGGCCTGATCGTGGTGTCGATCGACATGCCTGCGCCGCAGGACGACGCAGTACAACAGGAAGCGACATGA
- the hutG gene encoding N-formylglutamate deformylase: protein MSLAITDRPVFTFRQGTAPMLVSMPHVGTYLPPAIAERLTDEARQVPDTDWHLERLYDFVVGMGASVLVATHSRYVADLNRPPDGSSLYPGQSVTGLCPVDTFDDTPLYRDPKDVPDDAEVAVRRAQIWQPYHDKLAQELNRLLDQHGVALLWDAHSIRSVLPRFFEGKLTDLNLGTGKGIACAQDIAEAVAAVAREGETDGYTSVLNGRFTGGYITRNYGKPEQGIHAIQLEMTQCSYMQEALPFDYLPERAERVQPLLRRMVQTAFDGVTRSRKG, encoded by the coding sequence ATGTCACTAGCCATTACCGATCGTCCCGTTTTTACCTTCCGGCAAGGCACCGCGCCGATGCTGGTTTCCATGCCGCACGTCGGCACCTACCTGCCGCCTGCCATCGCGGAACGCCTGACCGACGAGGCGCGGCAGGTTCCCGATACCGATTGGCACCTGGAACGCCTGTACGACTTCGTGGTCGGCATGGGCGCATCGGTGCTGGTGGCCACCCATTCGCGCTACGTCGCCGACCTGAATCGTCCGCCCGACGGCAGCAGCCTGTATCCGGGCCAGAGCGTGACGGGCCTGTGCCCCGTCGACACCTTCGACGACACGCCGCTGTATCGCGACCCCAAGGATGTCCCTGACGACGCCGAAGTCGCCGTGCGCCGCGCGCAGATCTGGCAGCCCTATCACGACAAGCTGGCGCAGGAGCTCAACCGCCTGCTCGACCAGCACGGCGTCGCGTTGCTGTGGGATGCGCACTCGATCCGCTCGGTGCTGCCGCGGTTCTTCGAAGGCAAGCTGACGGACCTGAACCTGGGCACGGGCAAAGGCATCGCCTGCGCGCAGGACATCGCCGAAGCCGTGGCCGCGGTGGCCCGCGAAGGTGAGACTGACGGCTACACCAGCGTATTGAACGGCCGCTTCACGGGCGGATACATCACCCGCAACTACGGCAAGCCGGAACAGGGCATCCATGCAATACAGCTGGAAATGACCCAGTGCAGCTACATGCAGGAAGCGCTGCCTTTCGACTATCTGCCCGAGCGCGCCGAGCGCGTGCAGCCGCTGCTGCGCCGCATGGTGCAGACGGCGTTCGATGGCGTGACGCGATCGCGGAAAGGGTAA
- a CDS encoding SDR family NAD(P)-dependent oxidoreductase, translating to MTGRNIVVVGGASGIGLETARYFLDRGDAVTLIDVDAGKVSQAEAALARSGGRVIGMPADVRDRASLDDAFKNGAARHGGIDALVYTAGVLLPATLADMTDEVYDLTFDVNARGFWRCAQAALPHFPDTGGAIVAISSSAGLRPKAGNGAYAASKVALQFLARTLALEVAHRQIRVNCICPSMLKTPMTEKFIAGSAQGGFHLTATTPLGRLCTEADIARTIAFLCSEDASFITGATIAVDGGSTAGMPMAR from the coding sequence ATGACGGGCCGAAACATAGTCGTGGTGGGCGGGGCGTCCGGCATCGGACTGGAGACTGCCCGGTATTTTCTCGACCGTGGCGACGCCGTGACCCTCATCGACGTCGACGCCGGAAAAGTCAGCCAGGCTGAAGCCGCGCTGGCCCGGTCCGGCGGCCGCGTCATCGGCATGCCGGCCGACGTCAGGGATCGCGCCAGCCTGGACGATGCCTTCAAAAATGGCGCTGCCCGCCATGGCGGCATCGATGCGCTGGTCTACACCGCGGGCGTGCTGCTTCCCGCGACGCTGGCCGATATGACGGACGAGGTCTACGACCTGACGTTCGACGTGAACGCCAGGGGATTCTGGCGCTGCGCACAGGCCGCCTTGCCGCACTTCCCCGATACCGGCGGCGCGATCGTCGCGATATCGTCGTCGGCGGGCCTGCGCCCCAAGGCGGGTAACGGCGCTTACGCGGCGTCCAAGGTCGCGCTGCAGTTCCTGGCGCGTACGCTGGCCCTGGAAGTCGCGCACAGGCAGATACGCGTGAACTGCATCTGCCCCAGCATGCTCAAGACGCCGATGACGGAAAAATTCATCGCCGGATCGGCGCAGGGCGGCTTTCACCTGACGGCCACCACGCCGCTCGGCCGTCTGTGCACGGAGGCCGACATCGCGCGGACCATCGCCTTCCTGTGCTCGGAAGACGCGTCCTTCATCACCGGCGCGACCATCGCCGTGGATGGCGGATCGACCGCCGGCATGCCGATGGCGCGCTGA
- a CDS encoding formimidoylglutamate deiminase encodes MNHANSLWAADALLPEGWARGVTLAWDGQGRLTRVASGTTPEPGQAQAAGPLVPGMPNLHSHAFQRGFCGLTEYRAQAADSFWSWRELMYRCAGRIDPEQAEAIATWLYVEMLEAGYTSVCEFHYLHHDADGRPYAHGPEMALAVLRAAERAGIGMTLLPVLYQSGGFGGAAPHEGQRRFLHDTAAMLRLLDKLKPACEAQGGRLGLAPHSLRAVPPASLAEALAGLDALDSTAPIHIHIAEQVKEVEDCIAWSGLPPVRWLLEHAPVGPRWCLVHATHMTPDETLDAARSGAVAGLCPTTEANLGDGLFDMANWRAGEGRWGVGSDSHSTVNAAEELQWLEYGLRLTTRQRNVMADAAQPHVATAMTLAAVAGGAQAAGRPVAGFAAGQQADFLELDPGHVALAGLPARDMLSAHVFGSHRTSAIGKVWVAGRLRVQDGRHALRDSAAAAFVEVRRALVADR; translated from the coding sequence ATGAATCACGCAAACAGCCTGTGGGCCGCCGACGCGCTGCTGCCGGAAGGATGGGCGCGCGGCGTCACCCTGGCCTGGGATGGACAGGGGCGGCTGACGCGGGTCGCCAGCGGCACCACACCCGAACCGGGACAAGCCCAGGCCGCCGGCCCGCTCGTTCCCGGCATGCCCAATCTGCATTCGCACGCGTTCCAGCGCGGCTTCTGCGGCTTGACCGAATACCGCGCCCAGGCCGCGGACAGTTTCTGGAGCTGGCGCGAACTGATGTACCGCTGCGCGGGCCGCATCGATCCGGAGCAGGCCGAGGCCATCGCCACCTGGCTGTATGTGGAAATGCTGGAAGCGGGCTACACCAGCGTGTGCGAATTCCATTATCTGCACCACGACGCCGACGGCCGGCCCTATGCGCATGGACCGGAAATGGCGTTGGCCGTCCTGCGCGCCGCGGAGCGCGCGGGCATCGGCATGACGCTGCTGCCCGTGCTCTACCAATCCGGCGGCTTCGGCGGCGCGGCGCCGCATGAGGGCCAGCGGCGCTTCCTGCACGATACGGCCGCCATGCTGCGCCTGCTCGACAAGCTGAAGCCCGCTTGCGAGGCCCAGGGCGGACGGCTGGGCCTGGCGCCGCACTCCCTGCGCGCGGTGCCGCCTGCCTCCCTGGCCGAGGCGCTGGCCGGACTGGACGCGCTGGATTCCACCGCGCCCATCCACATCCACATCGCCGAACAAGTGAAGGAAGTGGAAGACTGCATCGCGTGGAGCGGCCTGCCGCCCGTGCGCTGGCTGCTCGAGCATGCCCCGGTCGGACCGCGCTGGTGCCTGGTGCACGCCACGCACATGACGCCCGACGAAACGCTGGACGCCGCGCGCAGCGGCGCCGTCGCCGGGCTTTGCCCCACTACCGAAGCCAATCTGGGTGACGGCCTGTTCGATATGGCGAACTGGCGCGCGGGAGAAGGACGTTGGGGCGTGGGCTCCGACAGCCATTCCACCGTGAACGCCGCCGAGGAATTGCAGTGGCTGGAATACGGCCTGCGCCTGACCACGCGGCAACGCAACGTCATGGCCGATGCCGCGCAACCGCACGTCGCCACCGCGATGACGCTGGCCGCGGTGGCGGGCGGCGCGCAGGCCGCCGGCCGCCCGGTGGCGGGTTTCGCCGCCGGGCAGCAAGCCGACTTCCTGGAGCTCGATCCGGGCCACGTCGCCCTGGCGGGCCTGCCTGCGCGGGACATGTTGTCCGCGCACGTCTTCGGCAGCCATCGCACGTCCGCGATAGGCAAGGTGTGGGTCGCAGGCAGGCTGCGCGTGCAGGATGGCCGGCACGCATTGCGCGACAGCGCCGCGGCCGCATTCGTGGAAGTGCGGCGCGCGCTGGTCGCGGATCGCTGA
- a CDS encoding alpha/beta hydrolase — protein sequence MAYDPGIQDYVDRTRKALAEMGELGALTLAQRRARADRQAALISEPYPASLDVNDTYIVLPGREILVRVYRPRADTPLPAIVYLHGGSFVAGSPQGHDFITASLAANTGAQVLSVHYRRAPENPYPAPTEDAYEALAWAAREAGMLGIDADRIAVAGDSAGANLAAACALLARDRGGPGLRMQALAYPTLDADLDTPSYLHNTQDAFLTREGMAYALESFLPPSVAALRDDGYALPMRAASHAGLPPAYLLLADHDPLLDDGRRYAEKLGAAGVPVDMRIGVGMIHGFLRARRLSAAVDMEFHRMCKALRAALALPEPAQRW from the coding sequence ATGGCTTACGATCCCGGCATCCAGGACTATGTAGACCGTACTCGCAAGGCCCTGGCTGAGATGGGTGAGCTTGGCGCCTTGACCCTGGCGCAGCGGCGCGCGCGCGCGGATCGCCAGGCCGCGCTGATCAGCGAGCCCTACCCCGCGTCCCTGGACGTCAACGATACGTACATCGTGCTGCCCGGCCGAGAAATCCTCGTCCGCGTCTATCGGCCGCGCGCGGATACGCCCCTGCCGGCGATCGTCTACCTGCACGGCGGCAGCTTCGTCGCCGGCAGTCCGCAGGGACACGACTTCATCACCGCCAGCCTGGCCGCGAATACCGGCGCGCAGGTGCTGAGCGTGCATTACCGCCGCGCGCCCGAGAATCCCTATCCGGCGCCCACTGAAGACGCCTACGAAGCCCTGGCCTGGGCGGCGCGCGAAGCCGGCATGCTGGGCATCGATGCCGATCGCATCGCCGTGGCGGGCGACAGCGCGGGCGCCAATCTGGCGGCGGCCTGCGCCCTGCTGGCCCGCGATCGTGGAGGTCCCGGGCTGCGCATGCAGGCCCTGGCCTATCCGACGCTGGATGCGGACCTCGACACCCCGAGCTATCTGCACAATACCCAGGACGCCTTCCTGACGCGCGAAGGCATGGCGTACGCGCTGGAATCCTTTCTGCCGCCTTCGGTGGCCGCCCTGCGCGACGACGGCTATGCCTTGCCCATGCGCGCGGCGAGCCATGCGGGACTGCCGCCTGCCTATCTGCTGCTGGCGGATCACGATCCGCTGCTGGACGACGGCAGGCGCTATGCCGAAAAGCTGGGCGCCGCGGGAGTGCCGGTGGACATGCGCATCGGCGTGGGGATGATCCACGGCTTCCTGCGCGCGCGCCGGCTCAGCGCGGCGGTGGACATGGAGTTCCACCGGATGTGCAAGGCCTTGCGCGCGGCGCTGGCGCTGCCGGAGCCGGCGCAACGCTGGTGA